In one Thunnus maccoyii chromosome 12, fThuMac1.1, whole genome shotgun sequence genomic region, the following are encoded:
- the LOC121908974 gene encoding myocilin-like, which translates to MWLQVSLLCLSFLTLASHSQAEDRASLHRSNDPAGRCHYTFTVESPEEASCPGGSGKPETDGVLSRLTLLEALVSRLIAGVDTDTRTEVGAKGEEGLQEAYSQVIGERNQLQQDKERLNRQVQELQRRVAELSQEAESLRQKPCEQSHSSGGAQHENSHRPANDPAYDFSNGAYQEMKAEVTEVPASHLIPEGNHNFTGCGELLSVGDPVLHRKADGITGKYGVWLQDPEPQGPLYTNKTVWRIDTVGKDVRQLFAYEDMKQFSRGFPMKVLVLPEPVESTGATMYRGSFYYQRKRSRTLIRYDLASESLASRIELPHAGFHGQYPYSWGGYTDIDLAVDEQGLWAIYSTSKAKGAIVISQLDLESLEVKKSWETNIRKNTVANAFMVCGHLYTVASYTAPNTTINYVFDTATGKGRAVTVPFKNKYRYNSMVDYNHIQRKLYAWDNFHMVTYDIRLGRASHGSS; encoded by the exons ATGTGGCTCCAGGTGTCTCTCCTGTGTCTGTCCTTCTTAACTCTAGCCAGCCACAGCCAGGCCGAAGACCGAGCCTCCCTCCACCGCTCCAATGACCCAGCCGGACGCTGCCACTACACCTTCACCGTGGAAAGTCCAGAGGAGGCCAGCTGCCCTGGGGGTAGTGGGAAACCAGAGACTGATGGAGTCTTGTCCCGGCTCACCCTGCTGGAAGCTTTGGTCAGCCGCCTGATTGCAGGAGTAGACACAGACACCAGGACTGAGGTCGGGGCTAAGGGTGAAGAAGGTCTCCAGGAAGCTTACTCCCAGGTTATAGGGGAAAGAAACCAGCTGCAGCAAGACAAGGAGCGTCTGAACAGGCAGGTCCAGGAGCTCCAGAGGAGGGTAGCTGAGCTGAGCCAGGAGGCAGAGAGCCTCAGGCAGAAACCCTGCGAGCAGTCACACTCCTCAGGGGGGGCTCAGCATGAAAACAGCCACAGACCTGCTAATG ACCCTGCCTATGATTTTAGCAATGGTGCATACCAGGAGATGAAGGCTGAGGTAACGGAGGTCCCAGCATCCCACCTCATTCCTGAGGGAAATCACAACTTCACAG GCTGTGGAGAGCTGCTGTCAGTGGGAGATCCTGTGTTACACAGGAAGGCTGACGGGATCACAGGGAAGTATGGAGTGTGGCTGCAGGATCCCGAACCCCAAGGCCCTCTGTACACCAATAAGACCGTGTGGCGAATCGACACAGTGGGCAAAGACGTCCGTCAGCTTTTCGCATATGAAGATATGAAACAGTTCTCCCGTGGCTTCCCTATGAAGGTCCTGGTCCTTCCAGAGCCTGTGGAGAGCACTGGGGCAACAATGTACCGTGGTTCCTTCTACTACCAGCGCAAACGCAGCCGTACCCTGATCCGCTATGACCTGGCCTCTGAGAGCCTGGCATCACGCATAGAGCTACCTCACGCTGGCTTCCACGGCCAGTACCCTTACTCCTGGGGTGGCTACACGGACATCGACCTGGCAGTGGATGAGCAAGGTCTGTGGGCCATCTACAGCACAAGCAAGGCAAAGGGTGCCATTGTGATTTCCCAGCTTGACCTAGAGAGCCTGGAGGTGAAGAAGAGCTGGGAGACCAACATCAGGAAGAACACAGTGGCCAATGCTTTCATGGTATGCGGACATTTGTACACGGTGGCCAGCTACACAGCACCCAACACCACCATCAACTATGTGTTTGACACAGCCACCGGCAAGGGGCGTGCTGTCACTGTGCCCTTCAAGAACAAGTACCGTTACAACAGCATGGTGGACTACAACCACATCCAGAGGAAGCTGTACGCTTGGGACAACTTCCACATGGTCACCTATGACATCAGACTGGGCAGGGCAAGCCATGGCAGCAGCTAA